One Edaphobacter flagellatus genomic region harbors:
- the hflX gene encoding GTPase HflX produces MLVEAQQASLLESSRVSTPKERAVLVAVEFTANRKKLTATVLQARKAAAVTAASEEQVDLAPAESPDLDFDASLEEFQELARSAGAEIAATLIQRRPRPDAATLVGQGKLDEIAGVVASTSADLVLFDHDLTPSQLRNLEAKLDVRVIDRTQLILDIFARHARTREGQLQVELAQLEYQLPRLAGRGKAMSQLGGGIGTRGPGETQLETDRRKINLRINHVKQQLESVRRIRRQQRQRREAVPVPVVALVGYTNAGKSTLFNALTKAGVLESSRMFATLDPKLKQLQLPSRRKILLSDTVGFIRNLPHTLVTSFRATLEEVERAELLLHVRDASSHMLDEQKAQVERVLGELNVTGKPVVEVMNKIDLLPEAERPALEGSGRVAVSGLAGLGLDKLLEAIDAALVADPVVQTSYRLPQSEGAILAALEAGAILLDKKFNGNLVYVTARGPASLLNRYRRFQISEREAAIP; encoded by the coding sequence ATGTTGGTCGAAGCACAACAAGCTTCGCTCCTTGAGAGTAGTCGTGTATCCACTCCCAAGGAGCGTGCTGTTCTTGTTGCGGTTGAGTTTACGGCCAACCGGAAGAAGCTGACGGCAACAGTGCTGCAGGCGCGCAAAGCCGCGGCTGTGACGGCCGCCTCAGAGGAACAGGTAGACTTGGCTCCAGCTGAGTCGCCCGATCTCGATTTTGATGCCTCGCTAGAGGAGTTCCAGGAGTTGGCCCGGAGCGCCGGTGCTGAGATTGCTGCGACGCTGATTCAGCGACGTCCCAGGCCGGATGCGGCCACCTTGGTCGGGCAGGGCAAACTCGATGAGATTGCCGGCGTCGTTGCATCGACGAGCGCGGATCTGGTGTTATTCGACCACGATCTTACACCGTCGCAGCTGCGTAATTTGGAAGCGAAGCTGGATGTACGTGTAATCGATCGCACGCAGCTGATCCTCGATATCTTTGCCCGTCACGCCCGTACACGTGAAGGGCAACTTCAGGTGGAGCTGGCGCAGCTCGAATACCAACTCCCACGATTGGCCGGTCGAGGCAAGGCGATGAGCCAGCTGGGAGGCGGTATCGGAACCCGCGGCCCCGGCGAGACTCAGCTAGAGACGGACCGCCGCAAGATCAATCTGCGGATCAACCACGTGAAGCAGCAGCTGGAGTCGGTACGTCGGATTCGTCGACAACAGCGACAGCGTCGCGAGGCCGTGCCGGTTCCCGTGGTAGCGCTGGTGGGTTACACCAATGCCGGAAAGAGCACTCTCTTCAACGCACTGACGAAAGCTGGTGTGCTGGAATCGTCGCGCATGTTTGCCACGCTCGATCCGAAGCTCAAGCAACTGCAGCTTCCTTCACGTCGGAAGATTCTGCTGTCGGACACGGTAGGCTTCATCCGCAATCTGCCTCACACGCTGGTGACCAGCTTCCGGGCGACGCTGGAGGAGGTTGAGCGAGCCGAGTTGTTGCTGCATGTGCGTGATGCATCCAGTCACATGCTGGATGAGCAGAAGGCCCAGGTCGAACGCGTGTTGGGCGAGCTGAATGTGACCGGTAAGCCTGTCGTTGAGGTAATGAATAAGATCGACCTGCTCCCGGAGGCCGAGCGTCCCGCGCTGGAAGGAAGTGGACGTGTCGCGGTCTCGGGGTTGGCTGGTCTGGGGCTCGACAAACTGTTGGAGGCGATCGATGCGGCCCTGGTAGCTGATCCTGTCGTGCAGACGAGCTACAGGCTGCCGCAGTCGGAAGGGGCGATCCTCGCCGCCCTCGAAGCCGGAGCCATTCTGCTGGACAAAAAATTCAATGGAAATTTGGTCTATGTAACGGCGCGCGGTCCAGCCTCGTTACTGAACAGGTATAGACGGTTTCAAATCTCTGAGAGGGAGGCGGCAATACCCTGA
- a CDS encoding F0F1 ATP synthase subunit B family protein: MDVILKQLGELVLGAVPTMVLFILLVIAYGVLVRRPLVHALADRRARTVGAVEQAKGAIAAAEAETSAYEEKLRKAKAEIFEARERKLKQWNDERDAALEQARQASQEKVRAAKQGIDQSVSDARAHIESSSADLSSRVLSAVLPAGVAAAEVAQ; the protein is encoded by the coding sequence ATGGACGTGATACTCAAACAACTCGGTGAACTTGTGCTCGGCGCTGTGCCGACCATGGTTCTGTTTATTTTGCTGGTCATTGCTTACGGAGTACTGGTGCGCCGTCCGCTGGTGCATGCACTTGCGGATCGCCGGGCACGTACTGTCGGAGCTGTTGAACAAGCTAAGGGTGCGATTGCTGCGGCCGAAGCCGAGACCAGCGCCTATGAAGAGAAACTGCGCAAGGCTAAGGCCGAGATTTTCGAGGCCCGGGAGCGGAAGCTCAAGCAATGGAACGACGAGCGTGATGCTGCTCTTGAGCAGGCACGCCAAGCTTCACAGGAAAAGGTACGGGCTGCGAAGCAGGGGATTGACCAAAGTGTCTCCGACGCTCGCGCTCATATCGAGTCTTCCAGCGCAGACCTGAGCTCGCGTGTACTGTCTGCGGTTCTTCCGGCTGGTGTGGCTGCGGCGGAGGTGGCGCAGTGA
- a CDS encoding ATP synthase F0 subunit B gives MRSVRKIFAFVVMALLFAAVPQVRAFAQESPAAQARVEKEPAGSAEGAEKEKKAEDENDAYRHSAAVKALGAKLGMNPEQAANAFTIANLIVLVALVGWFLAKSLPKAFRTRNEAIQKHLVEARAASQEASSRLSSVEARLGKLDEQITALRTQAEKDAALDEQRIKASVEEEKQKILLAAEQEISAAAANARRSIQKYAADLAIDQAAKKLVVTAETDRLLVQDFARRLVGEGAKEGQN, from the coding sequence GTGAGGTCAGTCCGTAAAATATTCGCTTTCGTTGTGATGGCTTTGTTGTTTGCTGCTGTGCCTCAGGTCCGTGCTTTTGCTCAGGAGTCACCGGCTGCCCAGGCCAGGGTAGAAAAAGAGCCGGCTGGTAGCGCTGAAGGTGCTGAGAAAGAAAAAAAGGCCGAGGACGAGAACGATGCTTATCGTCACTCCGCTGCGGTGAAGGCGCTTGGCGCGAAGCTGGGGATGAACCCTGAGCAGGCAGCCAATGCGTTCACAATTGCAAATTTAATTGTCCTCGTTGCACTGGTTGGCTGGTTCCTGGCGAAGAGCCTCCCAAAGGCCTTCCGTACACGAAATGAGGCAATTCAGAAGCATCTGGTTGAGGCGCGTGCTGCTTCTCAGGAAGCCAGCAGTCGTCTGAGTAGCGTTGAGGCGCGCCTGGGTAAGTTGGACGAGCAGATTACCGCTCTTCGTACGCAGGCTGAAAAAGATGCTGCCCTGGATGAGCAGCGCATCAAGGCCTCCGTCGAAGAGGAGAAGCAGAAGATTCTGCTTGCGGCCGAACAGGAGATCTCTGCTGCTGCTGCTAATGCACGCCGGTCGATTCAGAAGTATGCAGCCGATCTGGCCATCGACCAGGCGGCGAAGAAGCTGGTAGTGACGGCCGAGACAGATCGTCTGCTGGTCCAGGATTTTGCTCGTCGCTTGGTTGGTGAAGGTGCAAAGGAAGGGCAGAACTAA
- the atpH gene encoding ATP synthase F1 subunit delta, translated as MSTISLRYAHAFAAVVAAQHLDADMACQQLSDFNATFQGSHELREVLMNPAITGDQKLKVLDAIAARIGMLPQVRNFLAVVMDHHRFGELSEIIDEYHVVADGNAGFTDAEITSARALDDAGRTQLEEQVSKLIGGRVRATYKEDPTLLGGAVVRVGSTVYDGSIRAQLEQLKQKLVSA; from the coding sequence ATGTCCACTATCTCGCTTCGCTATGCGCATGCTTTTGCAGCAGTCGTCGCTGCGCAGCATCTGGATGCTGACATGGCTTGTCAGCAGTTGAGCGATTTCAATGCAACCTTTCAAGGAAGCCACGAGTTGCGCGAGGTTCTGATGAATCCCGCAATCACCGGCGATCAGAAGTTGAAGGTTCTGGATGCGATTGCTGCCAGGATCGGCATGTTGCCGCAGGTTCGTAACTTTCTCGCGGTTGTCATGGATCATCATCGCTTCGGTGAGTTGAGCGAGATCATTGATGAGTATCATGTAGTCGCCGACGGAAACGCCGGCTTTACCGATGCCGAGATTACCAGCGCTCGTGCATTGGATGACGCGGGACGCACGCAGCTCGAAGAGCAGGTGTCGAAGCTTATTGGTGGCCGTGTCCGCGCTACCTATAAGGAAGATCCGACGCTTCTGGGCGGCGCGGTCGTTCGCGTTGGCTCGACCGTCTATGACGGCTCTATTCGAGCCCAGCTTGAGCAGTTGAAGCAAAAACTCGTTAGCGCGTAG
- the atpA gene encoding F0F1 ATP synthase subunit alpha — MAQINAGEITELLRQQIENYEQKIQVDEVGTIISLGDGIARVHGLDKVMAGELIEFSHNVAGLAMNLEEDQVGAVLLGDYTELKEGQQVKRTGRIMSVPVGEALIGRVVNALGQPIDDKGPINTSTYLPVERLAPGVIARQSVREPMATGIKAIDTMIPIGRGQRELIIGDRQTGKTAIALDTIINSAKNNLICIYCAIGQKRSSVAQVVQTLEENGALPYTIIVAATASEPAPMQYLAPFAATAIGEYFRDNGKHALVIYDDLSKHAASYREISLLLRRPPGREAYPGDVFYLHSRLLERSSKLSDALGGGSLTALPIIETQAGDVSAYIPTNVISITDGQIFLETDLFNSGVRPAVNVGLSVSRVGFSAAIKATKQVGATLKLDLAQYRELAAFAQFGSDLDPVTQRQLNRGQRLTELLKQPQFQPLPFEKQVAIIFAGTNGLLDDVAVSDLRAFEDGLYPYLESSGSVLADIVAKKQLDDDIKGRLTQGIKDYKANFLVSRKEKEAAAAK; from the coding sequence ATGGCACAGATCAACGCAGGTGAGATAACAGAGCTGCTTCGCCAGCAGATTGAGAACTACGAGCAGAAGATCCAAGTCGACGAGGTCGGCACCATCATCTCGCTCGGCGACGGTATCGCACGCGTGCACGGCCTGGATAAAGTTATGGCCGGCGAGCTGATTGAGTTTTCGCATAACGTGGCCGGTCTCGCGATGAACCTGGAAGAAGACCAGGTCGGCGCCGTTTTGCTTGGTGACTATACCGAGCTAAAAGAAGGCCAGCAGGTCAAGCGTACAGGCCGCATCATGTCGGTTCCGGTCGGTGAAGCGCTGATTGGCCGCGTCGTGAACGCGCTGGGTCAGCCTATCGACGACAAGGGGCCGATCAACACGAGTACCTATCTGCCGGTCGAGCGTCTCGCTCCCGGCGTCATCGCGCGTCAATCGGTGCGCGAGCCGATGGCAACCGGCATCAAGGCTATCGATACGATGATCCCGATCGGCCGCGGCCAGCGTGAGCTGATCATCGGTGACCGCCAGACGGGCAAGACCGCTATTGCGCTCGACACGATCATCAATTCGGCGAAGAATAACCTGATCTGCATCTACTGCGCGATCGGGCAGAAGCGTTCGTCGGTTGCTCAGGTTGTGCAAACCCTCGAAGAGAACGGTGCGTTGCCCTACACCATCATCGTCGCCGCTACCGCTTCTGAGCCTGCTCCGATGCAGTACTTGGCTCCGTTCGCTGCGACCGCTATTGGCGAATACTTCCGCGACAACGGCAAGCACGCTCTGGTGATCTACGACGATCTTTCGAAGCACGCTGCATCCTATCGCGAGATCTCGCTGCTCCTCCGTCGTCCGCCAGGACGTGAAGCGTACCCCGGCGATGTCTTCTATCTGCACTCGCGCTTGCTTGAGCGTAGTTCGAAGCTCTCTGACGCCTTGGGTGGCGGTTCGCTGACCGCTCTGCCGATCATCGAGACGCAGGCCGGTGACGTGTCGGCGTACATTCCGACCAACGTGATCTCAATCACCGACGGTCAGATCTTCCTTGAAACTGACCTCTTCAACTCGGGTGTTCGTCCCGCTGTCAACGTCGGTCTCTCGGTTTCGCGTGTAGGCTTCTCGGCTGCAATCAAAGCGACCAAGCAGGTTGGTGCAACACTGAAGCTCGACCTCGCGCAGTATCGCGAACTTGCGGCTTTCGCGCAGTTCGGTTCGGACCTCGATCCAGTTACGCAGCGTCAGCTCAATCGCGGTCAGCGTCTGACCGAGCTGTTGAAGCAGCCTCAGTTCCAGCCGCTTCCGTTTGAGAAGCAGGTTGCAATTATCTTCGCCGGAACCAACGGTTTACTGGACGATGTTGCTGTCAGTGACCTTCGTGCCTTTGAGGATGGCCTGTATCCGTATCTTGAATCCTCGGGGTCGGTACTTGCCGATATCGTTGCGAAGAAACAGCTCGATGACGATATCAAGGGCCGCCTGACGCAGGGAATCAAGGACTATAAGGCGAACTTCCTGGTGTCGCGCAAGGAGAAAGAGGCGGCTGCGGCCAAGTAA
- a CDS encoding F0F1 ATP synthase subunit gamma — translation MANVLDLRRRIRSVKNTRQITKAMKMVSAARLRRAQERAMQARPYAQMISNVLESLVRRTDSTEVMHPLLVEREEKNVLVVVVAGDKGFAGAFNSNITKAAQTFINERRAAGQNIDIEPVGRKARDLVSKKYPAAVYEKKEEHYDNDLATHYEVIRHRANPIEVTGTHDSLLHHLNIDDVRVLSHSIVDRYTHAEIDAVYIVYNEFKSVIAQRVVVEKLLPIRKLGSHEITVAEEMSEEQKEAAAHAAKTSGVSIAEPEESVVESEAKKFGTAEVDYIFDQSPERLFRHLMPRYVTTQIFHALLESAASEHAARMTAMDAATNNAGDMIDAYTLQMNRVRQAAITKEIIEIVSGAAAL, via the coding sequence ATGGCAAACGTACTCGATCTACGGCGTCGTATCCGCAGCGTGAAGAACACGCGCCAGATCACCAAGGCCATGAAGATGGTCTCGGCGGCGAGACTGCGTCGTGCGCAGGAGCGTGCGATGCAGGCACGTCCGTATGCGCAGATGATCTCAAACGTGCTTGAGTCGCTGGTGCGCCGCACTGATTCGACCGAAGTCATGCATCCGCTTCTGGTTGAACGCGAAGAGAAGAATGTTCTTGTCGTCGTCGTTGCCGGTGATAAGGGGTTTGCAGGCGCCTTCAACTCAAACATCACCAAAGCTGCGCAGACGTTCATCAACGAGCGCCGCGCAGCGGGTCAAAACATCGACATCGAGCCGGTCGGACGCAAGGCGCGTGATCTGGTGTCAAAGAAGTATCCGGCTGCGGTCTACGAGAAGAAGGAAGAGCACTACGACAACGATCTCGCTACACACTACGAGGTCATCCGTCATCGGGCCAATCCGATTGAAGTAACCGGCACCCATGACAGCCTGCTGCATCATCTCAACATCGATGATGTTCGTGTCCTGTCGCATTCGATTGTAGATCGTTATACGCACGCCGAGATCGATGCAGTCTACATCGTCTATAACGAGTTCAAGTCTGTGATTGCACAGCGCGTCGTCGTTGAAAAATTGCTTCCGATCCGCAAGCTGGGCTCGCATGAGATTACTGTCGCCGAGGAGATGTCCGAGGAGCAGAAGGAAGCTGCAGCACATGCTGCGAAGACCTCCGGTGTCAGCATTGCGGAGCCGGAAGAATCGGTTGTGGAGTCTGAGGCGAAAAAGTTCGGTACAGCCGAGGTCGATTACATCTTCGACCAGAGCCCGGAGCGCCTGTTCCGCCATCTGATGCCGCGATATGTCACTACGCAGATCTTCCATGCTCTGCTGGAGTCGGCAGCATCGGAGCATGCGGCGCGTATGACAGCGATGGATGCGGCGACCAATAATGCAGGCGACATGATTGACGCGTACACGTTGCAGATGAACCGCGTACGTCAGGCAGCGATTACAAAGGAAATTATCGAGATTGTGAGCGGAGCAGCCGCGCTGTAA
- the atpD gene encoding F0F1 ATP synthase subunit beta, protein MAENIGKVISISGPAVDIQFEESRMPAIYQAVRIVSEGFNVPAPMDVVVEVQQHLGEGRVRCIAMVATEGLVRGMKAIDTGAPISVPVGRETLGRVLNVLGEPVDELGPVHAKKYMPIHRQAPAFDEQSTSEEMFETGIKVVDLILPFLKGGKIGLFGGAGVGKTVVIQELINNVASKHGGFSVFAGVGERTREGNDLWHEFQESGVIDPKDYNKSKAALIYGQMTEPPGARLRVALTGLTVAEHFRDEEGADTLLFIDNIFRFTQAGSEVSTLLGRMPSAVGYQPNLATEMGELQERITSTKKGSVTSVQAVYVPADDITDPAPATTFAHLDATMLLSRPLSELGIYPAVDPLTSTSRILSARVVGQEHYDVAQGVKKILQRYKDLQDIIAILGIDELSEEDKITVARARKVQRFLSQPFHVAEIFTGIPGAYVKVEDTVRSFKEIIEGKHDDIPEQAFYLKGGIEDVLAAAEKMKQTV, encoded by the coding sequence ATGGCAGAGAACATTGGCAAAGTAATTTCGATCAGCGGTCCGGCCGTCGACATTCAGTTCGAAGAGTCGAGGATGCCGGCCATTTATCAGGCCGTGCGTATTGTGAGCGAGGGGTTCAACGTTCCTGCTCCGATGGACGTGGTCGTTGAGGTGCAGCAGCACCTGGGCGAGGGCCGCGTGCGCTGCATCGCCATGGTGGCCACCGAGGGGCTGGTGCGCGGCATGAAGGCGATCGACACTGGCGCTCCGATCTCAGTTCCCGTGGGCCGCGAGACGCTGGGTCGCGTGCTCAACGTGCTGGGAGAGCCTGTGGACGAGCTTGGCCCTGTCCATGCGAAGAAATACATGCCGATTCATCGGCAGGCACCTGCGTTCGACGAGCAGTCGACCTCGGAAGAGATGTTCGAGACCGGCATCAAGGTCGTTGACCTGATTCTGCCCTTCTTGAAAGGCGGTAAGATCGGTCTCTTCGGCGGCGCTGGTGTCGGCAAGACCGTCGTGATTCAGGAACTCATCAACAACGTTGCGTCGAAGCACGGTGGTTTCTCGGTGTTTGCCGGCGTCGGCGAGCGTACTCGTGAGGGCAACGACCTCTGGCACGAGTTCCAGGAGTCGGGCGTTATCGATCCCAAGGACTACAACAAGTCCAAAGCCGCGTTGATCTACGGCCAGATGACTGAGCCGCCGGGAGCCCGTCTCCGCGTCGCACTGACCGGTCTTACCGTCGCTGAGCACTTCCGCGACGAAGAAGGCGCAGACACGCTGCTCTTCATCGACAATATCTTCCGTTTCACGCAGGCAGGCTCTGAGGTTTCGACGCTGCTTGGCCGTATGCCTTCGGCTGTGGGTTATCAGCCGAACCTCGCTACTGAAATGGGCGAATTGCAGGAGCGCATTACTTCGACCAAAAAGGGTTCGGTCACCTCGGTACAGGCTGTGTACGTGCCTGCCGATGACATTACCGACCCGGCTCCCGCGACAACCTTCGCTCACCTCGATGCGACGATGCTTCTCTCGCGTCCGCTGTCTGAGCTTGGTATCTACCCGGCTGTCGATCCGCTCACGTCCACCTCGCGTATCCTTTCGGCGCGTGTGGTTGGTCAGGAGCACTATGACGTTGCCCAGGGCGTGAAGAAGATTCTGCAGCGCTACAAGGATCTGCAGGACATCATCGCCATCCTCGGTATCGACGAGCTCTCGGAAGAGGACAAGATCACAGTCGCCCGCGCCCGCAAGGTGCAGCGCTTCCTGTCGCAGCCCTTCCACGTAGCCGAAATCTTCACCGGTATCCCCGGCGCGTACGTCAAGGTTGAGGACACGGTCCGCTCCTTCAAGGAGATCATCGAGGGCAAGCACGACGATATCCCGGAGCAGGCTTTCTACCTGAAGGGCGGGATTGAGGATGTTCTCGCTGCTGCTGAGAAGATGAAGCAGACCGTATAA
- the atpC gene encoding ATP synthase F1 subunit epsilon, which yields MAETTSNSGLLTVRLVTPDRVLLDATAEAVELPSMSGYLEALYGHAPLLAELGAGEVRLHGGSSGNQKFFVAWGFVEVLPERVTILAETAMHPNEIDVAEAKQELAEGEKLWSEAGDDGEKYDEANAITRQAEEKIASAEGKSH from the coding sequence ATGGCAGAGACTACTTCCAATTCGGGTCTGTTGACGGTGCGTCTGGTTACGCCGGATCGTGTCCTGCTCGATGCGACCGCTGAAGCTGTCGAGCTTCCGTCGATGTCGGGCTACCTTGAAGCGCTTTACGGCCATGCACCGCTGCTGGCGGAGCTTGGCGCTGGCGAGGTGCGTCTGCATGGAGGAAGCTCAGGCAACCAGAAGTTCTTCGTTGCATGGGGATTTGTCGAGGTATTGCCGGAACGGGTGACGATTCTCGCCGAGACCGCTATGCACCCCAACGAGATCGATGTGGCTGAGGCGAAGCAGGAGCTCGCCGAAGGCGAGAAGCTGTGGAGCGAGGCTGGAGACGATGGCGAGAAGTACGATGAAGCTAACGCCATCACCCGCCAGGCAGAAGAGAAGATTGCTTCCGCAGAGGGCAAGAGCCACTAG
- the aroE gene encoding shikimate dehydrogenase translates to MNVPTPSATSQLLRTRIGKVCVAIIGSTAAEMIEKANAVVKETPFLEFRLDYLEKPLNALPKLKQFFAENTAATGIATCRRSANGGKFSGSIAAEMEILSKAAGAGFHLVDLELESAEALKKGELQKLRDTGIALIISHHDFSSTKDLDKIYERIAPFQPDFFKIVPTAKMLTDNVTLMRFIERMNENANIIGICMGDAGIISRVLGLRAGSVFTFAAATQGEETGPGQIAARTLIETYRIDQVDAATKVYGVAGNPIKSSLSPVMMNTAFRRETVNAVYLALQATKVSDLLKLVAEIPIQGLSITMPHKQEIMAHLENTDPLSAKIGACNTILRAQDGKLYGFNTDVAGIVGPLEKRISLRGAKALVLGAGGAARAAVFGLRDRGAEVFILNRTSETAQRLARQSGSKTIKKDAVAKTAFDVVINATPIGMAGIKTTPLLDAKDLANTKLVFDLVYNPIETPLIRLARQLNIPFITGVEMFVQQGARQFEIWTGKPAPEEEMLRVVIHALRQQAEAAAAEVPATVKTPAKASKAKKAS, encoded by the coding sequence ATGAACGTGCCCACTCCAAGCGCAACGTCGCAGCTTCTTCGCACCCGTATCGGTAAGGTTTGTGTTGCCATTATCGGCTCCACCGCGGCTGAGATGATCGAAAAGGCCAATGCCGTCGTCAAGGAAACTCCTTTCCTTGAGTTCCGGCTGGATTATCTCGAAAAGCCCCTGAACGCCCTGCCGAAGCTCAAGCAGTTCTTTGCGGAAAATACCGCCGCCACCGGTATCGCCACCTGTCGTCGCTCGGCGAATGGTGGAAAATTTTCCGGCTCGATCGCTGCTGAGATGGAGATCCTCTCCAAGGCAGCTGGTGCTGGCTTCCACCTTGTCGATCTCGAGCTGGAGTCCGCAGAAGCTCTCAAGAAGGGTGAGCTCCAGAAGCTTCGCGACACCGGTATTGCCCTGATCATCAGCCACCACGACTTCTCCTCGACGAAAGATCTGGACAAGATTTACGAGCGCATCGCGCCCTTCCAACCGGACTTCTTCAAGATTGTGCCCACGGCCAAGATGCTCACTGACAATGTGACGCTGATGCGCTTTATTGAGCGCATGAATGAGAACGCCAATATCATCGGCATCTGCATGGGCGACGCGGGCATCATCTCCCGAGTCCTTGGGCTTCGAGCGGGCTCGGTCTTTACCTTCGCTGCGGCGACACAGGGCGAAGAGACAGGCCCCGGCCAGATCGCTGCTCGTACCTTGATTGAGACCTACCGCATCGATCAGGTGGATGCCGCTACCAAGGTGTATGGTGTGGCTGGTAACCCTATCAAGAGCTCGCTCTCGCCTGTGATGATGAACACAGCTTTTCGACGTGAGACGGTCAATGCAGTCTATCTGGCGCTGCAGGCCACCAAGGTCAGCGATCTGCTCAAGCTGGTGGCGGAGATCCCCATCCAGGGCCTTTCGATCACGATGCCGCACAAGCAGGAGATCATGGCGCATCTGGAGAATACCGATCCGCTCTCGGCCAAGATCGGCGCCTGTAATACGATTCTCCGCGCTCAGGACGGCAAGCTCTACGGCTTCAATACGGATGTTGCGGGCATCGTTGGCCCACTGGAGAAGCGCATCTCGCTTCGCGGGGCCAAAGCCCTTGTGCTTGGGGCAGGCGGTGCCGCGCGCGCAGCTGTCTTCGGTCTCCGCGATCGCGGAGCCGAGGTCTTCATTCTCAACCGCACATCAGAGACAGCACAGAGGCTCGCCAGGCAGTCTGGCTCTAAGACGATCAAGAAGGATGCTGTCGCTAAGACCGCTTTCGATGTCGTCATCAACGCTACGCCTATCGGTATGGCGGGGATCAAAACCACTCCTCTGCTGGATGCCAAAGATCTGGCCAACACGAAGCTTGTCTTCGATCTGGTCTACAACCCTATTGAGACTCCTTTGATCCGCCTTGCTCGACAGCTGAATATCCCTTTCATTACAGGTGTCGAGATGTTCGTTCAGCAGGGTGCGCGCCAGTTCGAAATATGGACCGGCAAGCCAGCTCCGGAGGAAGAGATGCTGCGTGTAGTTATTCACGCTTTGCGACAGCAGGCCGAAGCTGCGGCAGCCGAGGTTCCCGCAACCGTAAAAACCCCGGCCAAAGCATCGAAGGCAAAGAAGGCTTCCTAG
- the pgeF gene encoding peptidoglycan editing factor PgeF — MMGGVEIVKIPGWEKFRWLRHGFSTRSGGVSDAYGDKTLNLGWTKEDDPANVAANRKKFVQSVTGMTAMRLVTIRQVHSGLVKVVGAEALNGSLETDEGKAVLEGDGLVTNVPGVLVAAGTADCVPVLVVDPVRRAVGAFHAGWRGTVARIVEQGVAVMRREYGSESADLEAAVGPAIGACCYAVGEDVHERFTAEFGYTSELFQRPAGDGQLFVDLWEANRRQLIAAGLTAEKIVVVGECTACARAALGGRKYFSHRAESGVAGRMLNAIGVSEYD; from the coding sequence ATGATGGGTGGAGTCGAGATAGTCAAAATCCCCGGCTGGGAGAAGTTTCGCTGGCTGCGTCACGGATTTAGCACGCGAAGTGGTGGCGTATCTGATGCTTATGGGGATAAGACATTGAATCTGGGCTGGACGAAGGAGGACGATCCTGCAAATGTGGCGGCAAACCGCAAGAAGTTTGTCCAGAGCGTAACCGGGATGACAGCGATGCGGCTGGTGACGATCCGGCAAGTCCACTCCGGCCTCGTGAAAGTGGTTGGCGCGGAGGCTCTCAACGGCAGCCTGGAGACCGACGAAGGTAAAGCTGTTCTCGAGGGGGATGGACTTGTTACGAATGTGCCTGGAGTCCTGGTTGCGGCAGGCACGGCAGACTGCGTCCCCGTCCTTGTTGTTGATCCGGTACGAAGGGCGGTAGGGGCCTTCCATGCCGGCTGGCGCGGCACAGTGGCGCGGATTGTCGAGCAAGGGGTTGCGGTCATGCGACGGGAGTATGGCTCCGAGTCCGCCGATCTGGAAGCGGCAGTAGGACCCGCAATAGGCGCTTGCTGCTATGCCGTGGGAGAAGATGTCCACGAGAGGTTTACGGCAGAGTTCGGCTATACCTCAGAACTGTTCCAGCGTCCCGCGGGAGATGGGCAATTGTTCGTCGACCTGTGGGAGGCAAACCGCAGACAGTTAATTGCCGCCGGACTGACAGCGGAGAAGATCGTTGTGGTCGGTGAATGTACAGCCTGTGCGCGGGCCGCATTGGGAGGAAGAAAATATTTTTCGCATCGTGCCGAGAGCGGAGTGGCTGGCAGGATGTTGAATGCAATTGGGGTCAGTGAGTATGATTGA
- a CDS encoding TetR/AcrR family transcriptional regulator, which yields MCATTNKGEETRQRIIAAAAPLFNQRGYAGCVLSDIMAATGLEKGGIYRHFESKEEIAAEAFDYSWAVATGIRQKGMAEITNHVDRLKHHIASFVHKSSIPGGCPLLNTGVDSDNGNPILRERVRKALREWQGMIRSVLVEGVAAGTVRSDVDTERVSRLIVGGLEGGMLLSRIEKNDQAKLDAMEHLNSYLETQVRAPQ from the coding sequence ATGTGCGCGACTACAAATAAAGGCGAAGAAACCCGGCAGCGGATCATTGCTGCGGCTGCCCCTCTGTTCAACCAGAGGGGTTACGCCGGATGTGTACTAAGTGACATTATGGCAGCGACAGGACTCGAAAAAGGCGGAATCTATCGCCATTTCGAGAGCAAGGAAGAGATTGCCGCTGAGGCGTTCGATTACTCCTGGGCCGTCGCGACAGGGATTCGGCAGAAAGGAATGGCAGAGATTACCAATCACGTTGACCGCCTGAAGCATCACATTGCGTCATTTGTGCATAAGTCGAGCATTCCCGGTGGATGTCCGCTGCTGAATACTGGAGTCGATTCTGACAATGGGAATCCGATCCTTCGTGAGCGGGTACGGAAGGCGTTACGTGAATGGCAGGGAATGATCCGTTCGGTGCTTGTTGAAGGGGTCGCCGCTGGAACGGTGCGCAGTGACGTGGATACAGAGAGAGTTTCACGGCTGATCGTCGGTGGGCTGGAAGGCGGGATGCTATTGAGCCGTATTGAGAAAAACGATCAGGCGAAGCTGGATGCAATGGAGCACCTGAACTCCTATCTGGAGACACAAGTGCGTGCTCCTCAATAG